One Verrucomicrobiia bacterium DNA segment encodes these proteins:
- a CDS encoding zinc-dependent alcohol dehydrogenase, with protein MKALVWHNIGDIRLENVSEPRIKDPTDAIVRITTSAICGTDLHMIRGTMSGMKRGTILGHEGVGIVEELGQDVRNLSVGDRVVIPSTLACGVCSYCRAGYYAQCDGANPNGTMKGTAFFGGPADSGPFHGLQAEFARVPYANVGLVKLPEDVTDDQAILLSDIFPTGYFGAELAEIGHGDVVVVFGCGPVGQFAIASAKLRGAGRIFAVDSVPTRLAVARMQGAEVINFNEEDPVEALARLTNGIGPDRAIDAVGVDAERPHGGPGLKTAKKNADEFERELHEVAPKTHPDGENWRPGDGPSQVLQWAVQSLAKAGTLAVIGVYPLTVTTFPIGAAMNKNLTIQMGNCHHRRYIPDLLNLVRSGQIDPSRLVTQQEPFYNVLEAYAAFDRRDSGWLKVELKTGYDEMTEDLPPAEMVKKSGELKVEAASQVRSA; from the coding sequence ATGAAAGCTTTAGTCTGGCACAATATCGGAGACATCCGTCTCGAAAACGTCAGCGAGCCGCGCATCAAAGACCCCACGGACGCGATCGTCCGCATCACGACCAGTGCCATTTGCGGCACGGACCTTCACATGATCCGCGGGACCATGTCGGGCATGAAACGCGGGACCATCCTGGGCCATGAAGGCGTAGGCATTGTCGAAGAACTCGGACAGGACGTCCGGAACCTGAGCGTCGGGGACCGCGTCGTCATTCCTTCCACCCTCGCGTGCGGCGTGTGCTCGTACTGCCGCGCGGGCTATTACGCGCAATGCGACGGCGCGAATCCCAACGGGACCATGAAAGGCACGGCCTTTTTCGGCGGCCCGGCAGACAGCGGGCCTTTCCACGGCCTGCAGGCCGAATTCGCGCGCGTGCCTTATGCCAACGTCGGGCTCGTCAAGCTTCCGGAAGACGTTACCGACGACCAGGCCATCCTGCTCTCGGACATTTTTCCGACCGGTTATTTCGGCGCGGAGCTGGCGGAGATCGGGCATGGCGACGTCGTCGTCGTTTTCGGCTGCGGACCCGTGGGGCAATTCGCGATCGCCAGCGCGAAACTGCGCGGGGCGGGACGCATCTTTGCCGTGGACTCGGTGCCGACGCGCCTGGCCGTCGCGCGCATGCAGGGCGCGGAGGTCATCAACTTCAACGAAGAAGATCCGGTGGAAGCGCTGGCCCGCCTGACGAACGGCATCGGTCCCGACCGCGCGATCGACGCGGTGGGCGTGGACGCGGAAAGGCCGCACGGCGGGCCGGGGTTGAAGACCGCGAAGAAAAACGCGGACGAATTCGAGCGCGAGCTCCACGAAGTAGCGCCCAAAACCCATCCGGACGGCGAGAACTGGCGGCCCGGAGACGGCCCGTCGCAGGTGCTGCAATGGGCGGTGCAGAGCCTGGCCAAGGCCGGCACGCTCGCCGTGATCGGCGTTTACCCGCTCACGGTCACGACTTTTCCGATCGGCGCGGCCATGAATAAAAATCTCACGATCCAGATGGGCAACTGCCATCACCGCCGCTACATCCCGGATCTCCTGAACCTGGTCCGCAGCGGGCAGATCGATCCCTCGCGGCTCGTGACGCAGCAGGAACCGTTTTACAATGTGCTGGAAGCGTACGCGGCTTTCGACAGGCGCGATTCCGGATGGCTGAAGGTGGAGCTCAAAACCGGTTACGACGAGATGACCGAAGATCTTCCGCCGGCGGAAATGGTCAAAAAATCCGGCGAGCTGAAGGTCGAAGCCGCGAGCCAGGTGCGGAGCGCTTAA
- the treY gene encoding malto-oligosyltrehalose synthase, with the protein MIFRPALTSSEAAPWLFSGGRNNVAGLTVLRDEIRGLARASRQPAYLPASTYRLQLNKNFTFGQAAPLAAYLRDLGIDTLYCSPYLEATPGSLHGYDITNPLRLNPEIGTPEDYERFCGALCEKGLGQILDIVPNHMGIRGNTNTWWQDVLENGEASAHASFFDIDWNPPKAELAGKVLVPILEDHYGIVLEKGEIALHLEGGRLLLKYYDHEFPLDPSTYPFVLARGLEELHAGASVEDGVFSSFVEVLEALHKLRNKTSPEDRKARDAEKEKAKENLGALFRRSDALRGFAESRVGLFNGSKEDRRSFDLLDELIGRQHYRLAFWRVASEEINYRRFFTVNDLAAIRMEDPEVFDAYHASLFRWVSAKKLQGFRIDHPDGLYDPVAYFRGLQRHAFAQLAARDLQGAASEEELRAEALAVAREEEFAGLTPFFTVVEKILERGEKLPADWRIHGTVGYDFLNDLNGLFVQRENQKAVQEVYESFIGHPIRFNEASHDQKKFFATVSMASEVSSLGNRLDAISEKSRCFRDFTRASLTAAIGETIACFPVYRTYITPGDTAVSERDRKYIEIAVKKAKSRNPGMNPSVYDFLAKVLLLELGPGLPEEKLYRDFVLRFQQLTGPVMAKGVEDTALYIYNPLVSLNEVGGSPDSFGISVEEFHRHNAERQEQWPHGLIATSTHDTKRSEDVRMRINVLSEIPQEWKTQIERWAIVNEKHKTLIRDLLQPTRNTEYFIYQTMLGVWPDLADPNPNQVPENLRTRLEEYFLKSAREAGLYTSWMKPEAEYEEALKKFLCGILSGEKSGGFLGTFLEFQRKISAAGKLNSLSALVLKLGSPGAADFYQGTELWDYSLVDPDNRRPVDYDLRRALLSGVAEKTASSVTKEKILEEFLASKDDGRIKLYLLSQGLHFRRREPRLFSGGDYVPLEIAGERKKDAVAFLRRQGGARAVAAAGRFFSGTASDAPPAEFWKGTFVLLPQDNALRALTDIFSGRRVSPRPFQDKPAIELSQIFSPLPAALLSGPAANEPAG; encoded by the coding sequence GTGATTTTTCGTCCGGCGCTTACGAGCTCGGAGGCCGCTCCGTGGCTGTTTTCCGGCGGAAGAAATAACGTGGCGGGACTCACGGTTTTGCGCGACGAAATCCGCGGCCTTGCGCGCGCTTCCCGGCAGCCCGCCTATCTCCCGGCCTCCACCTACCGCCTGCAGCTCAACAAAAATTTTACGTTCGGCCAGGCCGCGCCGCTGGCCGCGTATTTGCGCGACCTGGGCATCGACACGCTGTACTGTTCGCCCTACCTCGAGGCCACGCCCGGCTCGCTCCACGGCTATGACATCACGAATCCGCTGCGCCTCAATCCGGAAATCGGCACGCCCGAAGATTACGAGCGGTTTTGCGGCGCGCTTTGCGAAAAAGGGCTCGGTCAGATTCTCGACATCGTGCCCAATCACATGGGCATCCGCGGCAACACCAACACCTGGTGGCAGGACGTGCTGGAAAACGGAGAGGCTTCGGCCCACGCCTCTTTTTTCGACATCGACTGGAACCCGCCGAAAGCCGAACTCGCGGGCAAGGTGCTGGTCCCGATCCTGGAAGACCATTACGGCATCGTGCTCGAAAAAGGCGAGATCGCGCTGCATCTCGAAGGAGGCCGGCTTTTACTGAAATATTACGATCACGAATTTCCGCTGGACCCTTCGACGTATCCTTTCGTGCTGGCGCGCGGCCTGGAAGAGCTGCACGCCGGCGCGTCCGTGGAAGACGGCGTTTTTTCCAGTTTCGTCGAAGTGCTGGAAGCCCTGCACAAACTGAGGAACAAGACTTCGCCCGAAGACCGGAAGGCGAGAGACGCCGAAAAGGAAAAGGCCAAGGAAAATCTCGGCGCGCTTTTCCGGCGCTCGGATGCGCTGCGCGGATTCGCCGAGAGCCGCGTGGGGCTTTTCAACGGCTCGAAGGAAGACCGCCGCAGCTTCGACCTGCTCGACGAACTCATCGGACGCCAGCATTACCGCCTCGCCTTCTGGCGCGTGGCTTCGGAAGAAATCAATTACCGGCGTTTTTTTACGGTCAATGATCTGGCCGCGATCCGCATGGAAGACCCGGAAGTCTTCGACGCTTACCACGCGTCGCTTTTCCGCTGGGTCTCGGCGAAAAAACTGCAGGGGTTCCGCATCGACCATCCGGACGGGCTTTACGATCCGGTGGCTTATTTCCGGGGGCTGCAGCGGCACGCGTTCGCGCAGCTGGCCGCGCGCGATCTCCAGGGAGCGGCAAGCGAAGAAGAACTGCGGGCCGAGGCCCTTGCCGTGGCGCGGGAAGAGGAGTTCGCGGGACTTACGCCGTTTTTCACTGTGGTCGAGAAAATCCTGGAGCGCGGGGAAAAACTACCCGCGGACTGGCGCATCCACGGCACGGTCGGCTATGACTTTCTGAACGACTTGAACGGCCTGTTCGTCCAGCGCGAAAACCAGAAAGCCGTCCAGGAGGTTTACGAGAGCTTCATCGGGCATCCCATCCGTTTCAACGAGGCCTCGCACGACCAGAAGAAATTTTTCGCGACCGTGTCCATGGCAAGCGAAGTCAGCAGCCTGGGAAACCGGCTGGACGCCATTTCCGAAAAAAGCCGGTGCTTCAGGGATTTCACGCGCGCCAGCCTGACGGCCGCCATCGGCGAAACCATCGCGTGCTTTCCCGTCTACCGCACCTACATCACGCCCGGAGACACCGCGGTTTCCGAGCGCGACCGCAAATACATCGAGATCGCGGTCAAAAAGGCGAAGAGCCGGAATCCGGGCATGAATCCCTCGGTCTACGATTTTCTGGCCAAGGTGCTGCTGCTCGAGCTGGGGCCCGGGCTCCCGGAGGAAAAACTCTACCGGGATTTCGTGCTCCGTTTCCAGCAGCTCACGGGCCCGGTCATGGCCAAGGGCGTGGAGGACACCGCGCTCTACATTTATAATCCGCTCGTTTCGCTCAACGAAGTCGGCGGGAGCCCGGACAGCTTCGGGATTTCCGTGGAAGAATTCCACCGCCATAATGCCGAGCGTCAGGAGCAGTGGCCGCACGGCCTTATCGCGACCTCGACTCATGACACCAAGCGCAGCGAGGACGTGCGCATGCGCATCAACGTCCTCAGCGAAATTCCCCAGGAATGGAAGACCCAGATCGAGCGCTGGGCGATTGTTAACGAAAAGCACAAGACGCTGATCCGCGACCTGCTCCAGCCCACGCGCAACACGGAGTACTTTATTTATCAGACGATGCTCGGAGTATGGCCTGATCTAGCGGATCCGAATCCGAATCAAGTCCCTGAAAACCTGCGGACACGGCTGGAAGAATACTTTTTGAAATCCGCGCGCGAGGCCGGGCTTTACACGAGCTGGATGAAACCGGAAGCCGAATACGAAGAGGCGCTGAAAAAATTCCTCTGCGGCATCCTCTCGGGAGAAAAATCCGGGGGATTTCTCGGCACGTTCCTCGAATTTCAGAGGAAGATTTCCGCGGCGGGAAAACTGAATTCACTTTCGGCGCTTGTCCTGAAGCTGGGTTCCCCCGGAGCCGCGGATTTTTACCAGGGGACCGAGCTCTGGGATTATTCGCTGGTCGACCCGGACAACCGCCGCCCGGTCGATTACGATCTGCGCCGCGCGCTTCTCTCGGGCGTGGCGGAAAAAACCGCGTCGTCCGTGACGAAAGAAAAAATCCTGGAGGAGTTCCTGGCCTCGAAGGACGACGGGCGCATCAAGCTGTACCTGCTTTCGCAGGGGCTTCATTTCCGCCGGCGCGAACCGCGGCTTTTCAGCGGCGGGGACTACGTGCCGCTCGAGATCGCGGGCGAAAGAAAAAAAGACGCGGTCGCTTTTCTGAGGCGTCAGGGCGGCGCCCGCGCGGTCGCAGCCGCGGGTCGATTTTTTTCCGGCACGGCGAGTGATGCGCCTCCGGCCGAATTTTGGAAAGGGACATTTGTGCTGCTGCCCCAGGACAATGCCCTGCGCGCGCTGACGGACATCTTCTCAGGCCGGCGCGTGAGCCCGCGCCCGTTCCAGGACAAGCCCGCGATCGAGCTCTCGCAGATTTTCAGCCCGCTTCCGGCCGCGCTTCTCTCCGGCCCGGCCGCGAATGAACCCGCGGGTTAA
- the glgX gene encoding glycogen debranching protein GlgX — MTETAVQENKRAEAAEVWPGSPYPLGATWDGQGVNFALFSEHATGVELCFFDSEHHAQSSRRFRLEATNFVWHGYVPGAKPGQIYGYRVHGPYEPENGLRFNPNKVLLDPYARAVTRFMLWKDEMFGYKIGDEAADLSFDERDSGPYVLLGVVVDNAFDWENDRAPKVPWHKTLIYELHVKGFTKLHPEIPENLRGTYAGLASEPAIRHLKELGVSAVELMPVHFRLDDRLLVDKGLNNYWGYNTINYFAPDARYSSVASASPQDTVREFKAMVKALHAAGMEVILDVVYNHTAEGNHLGPTLSFRGIDNPSYYRLMPERRYYEDFTGCGNTLNLQNPRTLQLIMDSLRYWVLEMHVDGFRFDLASALARELHAVDRLSGFFDILHQDPVLSQVKLIAEPWDVGEGGYQVGNFPPGWAEWNGKYRDAMRRFWKGDEQTVAEFATRLAGSSDLYQAGGRLPYASINFITCHDGFTLRDLVSYDGKHNEANKEDNKDGENNNLSWNCGAEGPTEDKAIAALRAQQRRNFIATLLLSQGVPMLLAGDEMGRTQQGNNNAYCQDNEISWVSWDLAPEEREFLEFTRRLIAFRNGQPVLQRKKFFLGREIRGAGVKDIVWLKPPGEPMEDEAWQAPAAHCLGVLLEGTALTELDERGRRVTGDTLLIWMNAAHTPVEVNLPQEEGASWDLLYDTAGARNGGDFSSGAYELGGRSVAVFRRKK, encoded by the coding sequence ATGACGGAAACAGCCGTGCAGGAAAACAAAAGAGCGGAAGCGGCCGAAGTGTGGCCGGGTTCGCCGTATCCTCTGGGGGCCACGTGGGACGGCCAGGGCGTGAATTTCGCGCTTTTTTCCGAGCATGCCACGGGCGTGGAGCTTTGCTTTTTCGATTCCGAGCATCACGCGCAGTCTTCGCGCCGCTTCCGCCTGGAAGCGACGAATTTCGTGTGGCACGGCTACGTGCCGGGCGCGAAGCCCGGCCAGATCTACGGCTACCGCGTGCACGGCCCGTACGAACCTGAAAACGGGCTCCGCTTCAACCCCAACAAAGTCCTGCTCGACCCGTACGCGCGCGCGGTCACGCGGTTCATGCTGTGGAAAGACGAGATGTTCGGCTACAAAATCGGGGACGAGGCGGCTGACTTGTCGTTCGATGAGCGCGACAGCGGACCTTACGTGCTGCTCGGCGTCGTGGTGGACAACGCGTTCGACTGGGAAAACGACCGCGCCCCGAAAGTTCCCTGGCACAAGACGCTGATTTACGAATTGCACGTCAAAGGTTTCACCAAGCTCCATCCGGAAATTCCGGAAAACCTGCGCGGCACTTACGCGGGGCTGGCTTCCGAACCCGCGATCCGCCATTTGAAAGAGCTCGGCGTGAGCGCGGTCGAGCTCATGCCCGTCCATTTCCGCCTGGACGACCGGCTCCTCGTCGACAAGGGCCTGAACAATTACTGGGGCTACAACACGATCAATTATTTCGCGCCGGACGCGCGCTATTCGTCCGTGGCCTCGGCAAGCCCGCAGGATACGGTGCGCGAGTTCAAGGCCATGGTCAAGGCGCTTCACGCGGCTGGCATGGAAGTCATTCTGGACGTTGTCTACAACCACACGGCCGAAGGCAATCACCTCGGGCCCACGCTCTCTTTCCGCGGCATCGACAATCCTTCGTATTACCGGCTCATGCCCGAGCGCCGTTATTACGAGGATTTCACCGGCTGCGGCAACACGCTGAATCTCCAGAATCCGCGCACGCTGCAGCTCATCATGGACAGCTTGCGCTACTGGGTGCTCGAGATGCATGTGGATGGATTCCGTTTCGACCTGGCCAGCGCGCTCGCGCGCGAGCTGCACGCGGTCGACAGGTTGAGCGGTTTCTTCGACATCCTGCACCAGGATCCCGTTTTGTCGCAGGTGAAACTCATCGCCGAACCGTGGGACGTCGGCGAGGGCGGCTATCAGGTCGGCAATTTTCCGCCGGGCTGGGCCGAGTGGAACGGCAAATACCGCGACGCCATGCGCCGCTTCTGGAAAGGCGACGAGCAGACCGTCGCGGAATTTGCGACACGCCTTGCGGGAAGCAGCGACCTTTACCAGGCGGGCGGCCGGCTTCCGTATGCCAGCATCAATTTCATTACCTGCCACGACGGCTTCACGCTGCGCGACCTGGTGAGCTACGACGGAAAGCACAACGAAGCCAACAAAGAAGACAACAAAGACGGCGAAAACAACAATCTGAGCTGGAACTGCGGCGCGGAAGGGCCGACCGAGGACAAAGCCATCGCGGCACTGCGCGCGCAGCAGCGCCGCAACTTCATCGCCACGCTTCTTCTTTCTCAGGGCGTGCCCATGCTGCTGGCTGGCGACGAAATGGGCCGCACGCAGCAGGGCAACAACAACGCGTACTGCCAGGACAACGAAATCAGCTGGGTCTCGTGGGACCTTGCGCCCGAAGAACGCGAATTTCTGGAATTCACGCGGCGCCTGATCGCCTTCCGCAACGGCCAGCCCGTCCTGCAGCGCAAAAAGTTTTTTCTCGGCCGCGAGATTCGCGGCGCGGGCGTCAAAGACATTGTGTGGCTGAAGCCGCCGGGCGAACCCATGGAGGACGAGGCCTGGCAGGCGCCTGCGGCGCATTGCCTCGGCGTGCTTCTGGAAGGAACCGCACTCACGGAACTCGATGAGCGCGGCCGCCGCGTCACGGGAGACACGCTTCTCATCTGGATGAACGCGGCGCATACGCCCGTGGAAGTCAACCTTCCGCAGGAGGAAGGTGCTTCGTGGGATTTGCTTTACGATACGGCCGGCGCGAGGAACGGCGGTGATTTTTCGTCCGGCGCTTACGAGCTCGGAGGCCGCTCCGTGGCTGTTTTCCGGCGGAAGAAATAA
- a CDS encoding FAD-dependent oxidoreductase: MPVLRRPPQPQVMELPPRKAEVTAETDVLVVGGGPAGLGAAVGAAAAGADVVLVERYGFLGGNATAALVMPLMSFHTQHPRKEKEGALTLLPTDHGRGEAVIAGVVKALLERLVKSGGAIPPSLKTGYTVPFDPEVFKLAALDMLDEAGVHFLFHAFASDAVMEGRKVRGAVFETKSGPVVVRARVVVDCTGDADIAARCGAPFEIGRQEDRLVQPMTLMFRMVEFEHSAFDAYVKQHPDQWRGVHGLWDLVRKAAAAGELELPREDILFFGTPHERELSVNSTRVTRVLGTDVWDLSYAEWQSRRQMRQIAAFLQKYVPGFEKAYAAQSGVNVGVRETRRIVGDYQLNADDVLSAKKFTDVIARSAYPLDIHNPEGTGTLLKHLPPGEAYDIPLRCLLPQNVEGLIVAGRCISGTHEAHSSYRVMPVSMATGQAAGVCAALAAERGKVPRDIPATDVQIELLRQGADLGRPAAMQKAS; encoded by the coding sequence ATGCCCGTGCTGCGACGTCCGCCTCAGCCCCAGGTGATGGAACTTCCCCCGAGAAAAGCGGAAGTGACGGCGGAAACGGATGTCCTCGTCGTGGGCGGAGGCCCGGCCGGGCTCGGCGCGGCGGTGGGCGCCGCGGCCGCGGGAGCGGACGTCGTGCTGGTCGAGCGCTACGGATTTCTGGGCGGCAACGCCACGGCGGCGCTTGTCATGCCGCTCATGTCGTTCCACACGCAGCACCCGCGCAAGGAAAAAGAGGGCGCGCTCACGCTGCTTCCGACCGACCACGGGCGCGGCGAGGCCGTGATCGCGGGCGTGGTGAAGGCGCTGCTCGAGCGGCTCGTCAAATCCGGAGGCGCGATCCCGCCGTCGCTGAAAACCGGCTATACCGTGCCGTTCGATCCGGAGGTTTTCAAGCTGGCCGCGCTCGACATGCTGGACGAAGCGGGCGTTCATTTTCTTTTCCATGCCTTTGCGAGCGACGCGGTCATGGAAGGCCGCAAGGTGCGCGGCGCCGTGTTCGAGACGAAATCCGGCCCTGTTGTCGTGCGGGCGCGTGTGGTCGTGGATTGCACGGGCGACGCGGACATCGCGGCAAGGTGCGGCGCGCCTTTCGAGATCGGGCGCCAGGAAGACCGGCTCGTGCAGCCGATGACGCTCATGTTCCGCATGGTGGAATTCGAGCACAGCGCCTTCGATGCTTACGTCAAACAGCATCCGGACCAGTGGCGCGGCGTGCACGGCCTGTGGGATCTCGTGCGCAAGGCCGCGGCGGCCGGCGAGCTGGAGCTGCCGCGCGAGGACATTCTTTTTTTCGGCACGCCGCACGAGCGCGAGCTCAGCGTGAACAGTACGCGGGTGACGCGGGTCCTCGGAACGGATGTGTGGGACCTTTCGTACGCGGAATGGCAGAGCCGGCGGCAGATGCGGCAGATCGCGGCTTTCCTGCAGAAGTACGTGCCGGGTTTCGAGAAGGCGTACGCGGCGCAAAGCGGCGTTAATGTAGGCGTGCGTGAGACGCGCCGGATCGTGGGCGATTACCAGCTGAATGCCGACGACGTCCTGAGCGCGAAAAAGTTTACGGACGTGATCGCCCGCAGCGCGTACCCGCTGGACATTCACAATCCCGAGGGGACAGGCACGCTGCTCAAGCATCTGCCGCCGGGGGAAGCCTACGACATCCCGCTGCGCTGCCTTTTGCCGCAGAATGTGGAAGGGCTCATCGTGGCGGGGCGCTGTATCTCAGGAACGCACGAGGCGCATTCTTCGTACCGCGTGATGCCGGTTTCCATGGCGACGGGCCAGGCCGCCGGCGTTTGCGCGGCGCTTGCGGCCGAACGCGGCAAAGTGCCGCGCGACATCCCGGCGACAGACGTGCAGATTGAACTGCTGCGTCAGGGCGCGGACCTGGGCCGGCCTGCCGCCATGCAAAAGGCATCGTAG
- a CDS encoding polysaccharide pyruvyl transferase family protein: MKYRVGISGSYGGMNLGDEAILESILMQLRASLDVEAVVFSRSVEDTERRHNVRAVPIRDMHKDEVLKELSKLDLFIVGGGGILFDTMAERILRDVNWAKELGVPVMIYAVSVGPLKSAETKQLVLQTLDNVDVITVRESEAKKQLHDLGVNHVIEVTADPALLLKPQPFTPEMLQKEGINPDLPLVGFSVREPGPAAPDLDIDHYHTILANAADFMVERFDAQILFVPMEAGVNRDPQHSHAVIAKMANAQRAMVLKGEYKSAQVLGLVSRMSFVVGMRLHLLIFSAIQHVPFVPLPYASKVKGLLADLDMTMPALSQMNTGKLCAYLDRSWDYRKETVEKLKEKLPPLQEKAKKTNQILCDFVNGLALKAR, from the coding sequence ATGAAGTACAGGGTGGGCATTTCGGGTTCGTACGGCGGCATGAATCTGGGCGACGAAGCGATCCTGGAATCGATTTTGATGCAGCTGCGCGCGAGCCTCGACGTCGAGGCCGTGGTCTTTTCCCGCAGCGTCGAGGACACGGAGCGGCGGCACAACGTGCGGGCCGTGCCGATCCGCGACATGCACAAGGACGAAGTGCTGAAAGAACTCTCGAAGCTTGACCTTTTCATCGTGGGCGGCGGCGGTATCCTGTTCGATACCATGGCCGAACGCATCCTGCGCGACGTGAACTGGGCCAAAGAGCTGGGAGTGCCCGTCATGATCTACGCGGTGAGCGTGGGGCCGCTGAAAAGCGCGGAGACCAAACAGCTGGTCTTGCAGACGCTCGACAACGTGGACGTCATCACGGTCCGCGAGAGCGAGGCGAAAAAGCAGCTTCATGATCTCGGCGTCAACCACGTGATCGAAGTGACCGCGGACCCCGCGCTGCTTTTGAAGCCGCAGCCTTTTACGCCGGAAATGCTGCAAAAAGAAGGGATCAACCCGGACCTGCCGCTCGTCGGCTTTTCGGTGAGGGAGCCCGGTCCCGCGGCGCCGGATCTGGACATTGACCATTACCACACCATCTTGGCCAATGCCGCGGATTTCATGGTTGAGCGCTTCGACGCGCAGATCCTCTTCGTGCCCATGGAAGCGGGCGTCAACCGCGACCCCCAGCATTCGCACGCGGTGATCGCGAAAATGGCGAACGCGCAGCGCGCGATGGTGCTGAAAGGCGAGTACAAGTCCGCGCAGGTCCTGGGCCTTGTCAGCCGCATGTCCTTTGTCGTGGGCATGAGGCTCCATCTGTTGATTTTTTCCGCGATCCAGCACGTGCCCTTCGTGCCGCTGCCGTACGCCTCCAAAGTCAAGGGACTGCTCGCGGATCTCGACATGACCATGCCCGCTCTTTCGCAGATGAATACCGGAAAATTGTGCGCCTATCTGGACAGGTCCTGGGATTACCGGAAAGAAACAGTCGAAAAGCTGAAGGAAAAATTGCCGCCGCTCCAGGAAAAGGCGAAAAAAACAAACCAGATCCTCTGCGATTTCGTGAACGGCCTGGCTCTCAAGGCGAGGTAA
- a CDS encoding methyltransferase domain-containing protein, producing the protein MQALAERHRVPEIMDDLYLDRPVHTQALVGLAALNRTSFADLLFWEPLRKHFRGPHTARILDMACGAGDNALSLARRARKEGLPYDFEGCDFNPQAVIFARQRACREGVDARYFVMDVLKEPVPGGYDALLNSLFLHHLDEEQLAAFLKKLLASSAKLIVLTDLKRSWAGLALAYVATRLLTRSPVVHADGPQSVRAALTPPEIMNVIRKAGLPLPQLEHVWPERYRLVWWRP; encoded by the coding sequence ATGCAGGCGCTCGCGGAACGTCATCGGGTTCCGGAAATCATGGACGATCTTTATCTCGACAGGCCCGTGCACACGCAGGCGCTCGTGGGGCTGGCGGCGCTCAACCGCACGAGCTTCGCGGACCTCCTTTTCTGGGAGCCGCTGCGGAAGCACTTCCGCGGCCCGCACACCGCGCGTATCCTGGACATGGCCTGCGGCGCCGGGGACAACGCGCTGAGCCTGGCCCGCCGCGCCCGTAAAGAAGGCCTGCCTTACGATTTCGAAGGATGCGATTTCAATCCGCAGGCCGTGATTTTCGCGCGTCAGCGCGCCTGCCGCGAAGGCGTGGACGCGCGGTACTTCGTGATGGATGTCTTGAAGGAACCTGTGCCCGGCGGCTACGACGCGCTGCTCAACAGTCTTTTCCTGCACCACCTCGACGAGGAACAGCTGGCCGCTTTTCTCAAAAAACTGCTCGCCTCTTCCGCGAAGCTGATCGTGCTCACCGACCTGAAGCGTTCCTGGGCCGGGCTGGCCCTGGCCTACGTCGCGACGAGGCTGCTCACGCGCTCCCCGGTCGTGCATGCGGACGGCCCGCAGTCGGTGCGCGCCGCGCTCACGCCGCCGGAAATCATGAACGTCATCAGAAAAGCCGGACTTCCCCTGCCGCAGCTCGAGCACGTGTGGCCGGAGCGTTACCGGCTCGTGTGGTGGCGGCCATGA